CATAAATGCTTTAATTGAAAGTTGCAAGTATTCTGAAACTAATGCATCTATGTCCATTGGAGATGATGTCGGAATGAACCTCCTTGCCAGTGTGGCTGCTGGAGAGATGTCCAAGTCTGATTTGGTCTCACCCACTGATTCTCCGCAAAGAAACACACCTGCAATCGAGCACTCCTGCTCGGGCAGTGATCCGAAGGTTAAATCATCTACAGTAGATGACCTTGCTCGAGAAGAAAGCCAGTCCAATGATGGTGCTGATGATGAGCATGAGAAGCAGGGTGTTATTTCCGGTAATATTGGGCCTAAAATTAGAGAAGGTAATTCTGCCTATTTGGTGTCTGAGGAGAAACCCAGAGGAGACTACTATGGACATTTAAATTCTTCTGATAGGGATTTCCAGCAAACTACAGAGACACGTGTAGAAAGTGATAGAAAATGTACTGAAATAACAGTAGCTGCTTCAATGGATTCCTCCCCTGCAAGCACAATAGAGAAAATTGTGGATATTGAAGGAGGCAAACTACTTCTGGAGGAAAAGGCAGTTGGTGGGGTGAAGTCAGATGTCACTCCAGATGTTAAAGAAAAGGCAAGTTGCTCTTTGTTGAAAGAAGATAAGGTCAAGAATGAAGTTTTAAGTTCTGAGGTTGAGATGGAAGCCATTGATGAGTTCAATGGTGGTGTGCAGATAGAGCAGAAGCCACCTGCATCCACATTTCATTCTGGAGATTCGGAAGGAATCAATGAGGAAGTGGTGCTTTTGGGTGGTGGGAAGGATTTGCTCTCAGAAAATGTTGATGAACTTAAGGCTGAAAAGAATGATGAAACAGATGCTAGGAGTCATGTGAGTCAGGCTGACAAACAAAGACATGAGCGGGAAAGTAATGTTACTGATCATGATGGTGATTATGTGGAGGAGAATTTGGAAAGCAAAGAGGATAATCAACAACGGGGTAGACCAGCTCCTCGCACAGATTCACCTGCAGTTAATGTGCAAGAAACAGAGCAGCCTGAAAGGTCCTGGGGACCGAAGTGGACCAGCACAGAAGCAGATGATGCAGAGGAATGTGTTTCAACCAATGCAGATGTTGCTTCTAAGTCTGCTGCTGGGGTGTCAGATATGGATGCAAAAGTGGAATTTGATTTGAATGAAGGCTTTACTGTTGATGATGGAAAATTTGGGGAAGTGAACAACTTGCCAGCACCAGGATGCTCTGCTGCTATTCATTTGGTTAGCCCCTTACCTTTTACTGTTTCTTCTGTGTCTAGTGGCCTTCCTGCTTCAATTACGGTGGCTGCTCCTGCAAAAGGGCCATTTGTTCCGCCAGATGACCTACTGAAGAGTAAAGGGGAGCTTGGTTGGAAGGGATCGGCAGCCACTAGTGCGTTTCGACCAGCTGAACCCAGGAAGGCTCCCGAAATGCCTCAGGCCACTGCAAACGTTCCTTTTCCTGATGCTACAGCTGGCAAGCAGAGTCGCCTTCCTTTGGATATTGACTTGAATGTACCTGACGAAAGAATCCTTGAGGATTTGGCTTCACGAAGTTCTGCACCGGGTCCTGGTTCTTCATCTGGCCCAACAAATAATCTTGAAATTGCTCGTGAGGGACTGATAGGTTCTGAATCTGTTCGTGGTTCTGGGGGACTTGATCTTGATTTGAATCTAGTTGATGATGCTTCTGATATCGGGAATTACTTAACAGGCAATATTCGTAGAGTGGATGTCCCGCTTTTGCCAGTAAAATCACCGTCAGGCAATGCTCTTAATGGTGCCATGAGTGGATTTAGGGACTTTGATTTGAACAATGGGCCTGTAGCTGATGAGGTGTGTGCTGAACCATCTCCGTTTGGCCAGCATGCTAGGAGCAGTCTGCCATCTCAGCCGCCTTTTTCTGGCCTTAGAATGAACAATACAGAAATGGTGAACTTCTCACCATGGTTTCCTTCAGGAAGCACTTATTCTGCTGTCGCTATTCCATCAATTATGCCCGATAGAGGGGAACAGCCTTTCCCTATTGTTGCAACTGGTGGGCCGCAAAGGATGTTGGGTCCCACTGGTGGCAGCAGTCCATTTAGCCCTGATGGCTTCAGGGGACCGGTGTTGTCATCCTCTCCTGCTGTGTCCTTTCCCTCCGGTCCTTTTCAGTACCCTGTTTTCCCATTTGGAACCAGCTTTCCAGTGCCATCTGCCACTTTTTCAGGCGGTTCGACAGCATACATGGATTCATCATCTGCTGGGAAGGGTTGCTTCCCTGCAGTCCGTACGCAGTTTTTAGGACCCACTGGTGCTGTTACATCCCATTACCCTAGGCCTTATGTTGTTAGTTTCCCTGATGGTAGCAGTAACAGTAGTGCTGAGAGCAGTAGGAAATGGGGAAGGCAGGGTTTAGACCTCAATGCCGGGCCTGGAGGCCTAGATGTAGAAGGGAGAGACGAGACTTCTCTTCCAGCAAGGCCACTGTCTGTTTCCAGTTCACAAGCCCTAGCAGACGAGCATGGAAGAATGTACCCGGTGGTGGGTGGTGTATTTAAGAGAAAGGAGCCAGAGGGAGGTTGGGAGGGATACAAGCAACCTTCATGGAAGTAGGAATTTTTAATGGCACAATCTAGCGACCCATGAAAAGCTTGTAAGTTTTCGTTTCTGTTTTTGACACTTTCTGTGCAAGTC
This genomic interval from Corylus avellana chromosome ca3, CavTom2PMs-1.0 contains the following:
- the LOC132173629 gene encoding uncharacterized protein LOC132173629; this encodes MHGRDSEERKRSRHMWTVPTRAIVAATADGSSSSTLSSANSFCKDGRKISVGDCALFKPPQDSPPFIGIIRWLTVSKENKIKLGVNWLYRPAEVKLGKGVLLEAAPNEIFYSFHKDEIPVESILHPCKVAFLPKGVELSAGILSFVCRRVYDITNKCLWWLTDQDYINERQEEVDKLLYKTQILMHATLPPGGRSPKPMSGPTSTSQLKAGSDSVQNSASSIPSQVKVKKRERGDQGSEPVKRERTTKTDDGDSGHSRLESNLKLEIVKITEKGGRIDSEGVEKLVQLMQSDRNEKKIDLNGRSMLAGVIAATDKFDCLNRFVQLRGLSVFDEWLQEVHKGKIGDGSGPKDGDKTVEEFLLVLLRALDKLPVNLNALQLCNIGKSVNHLRTHKNLEIQKKARSLVDTWKKRVEAEMNINDAKSGSNQAVAWSARPRLPEVSHGGNRQSGTSTDVVMRSSVTQLSSSKTASVKLVQGESNIRSASPGSVKSVPSLAPANTNLRDAQARNAVGGISDLPLTTARDEKSSSSSQSHNNSQSCSSDHAKTGGVSVKEDARSSTAGSMSGNKISGSSSRHRKSINGFPGSAVSGVQREISSSKSSLHKNPASEKVSQSGMSSAKTLDGPIVEGNSHKLIVKIPNRGRSPAQSASGGSIEDHSIMNSRASSPVLSEKHDQFDRTLKEKSDTYRANIAADVNTESWQSNDFKDVLTGSDEGDGSPAAITDEERCRTGDDSKKLTEAKAASSSSGNEQESGNLQEASLRSINALIESCKYSETNASMSIGDDVGMNLLASVAAGEMSKSDLVSPTDSPQRNTPAIEHSCSGSDPKVKSSTVDDLAREESQSNDGADDEHEKQGVISGNIGPKIREGNSAYLVSEEKPRGDYYGHLNSSDRDFQQTTETRVESDRKCTEITVAASMDSSPASTIEKIVDIEGGKLLLEEKAVGGVKSDVTPDVKEKASCSLLKEDKVKNEVLSSEVEMEAIDEFNGGVQIEQKPPASTFHSGDSEGINEEVVLLGGGKDLLSENVDELKAEKNDETDARSHVSQADKQRHERESNVTDHDGDYVEENLESKEDNQQRGRPAPRTDSPAVNVQETEQPERSWGPKWTSTEADDAEECVSTNADVASKSAAGVSDMDAKVEFDLNEGFTVDDGKFGEVNNLPAPGCSAAIHLVSPLPFTVSSVSSGLPASITVAAPAKGPFVPPDDLLKSKGELGWKGSAATSAFRPAEPRKAPEMPQATANVPFPDATAGKQSRLPLDIDLNVPDERILEDLASRSSAPGPGSSSGPTNNLEIAREGLIGSESVRGSGGLDLDLNLVDDASDIGNYLTGNIRRVDVPLLPVKSPSGNALNGAMSGFRDFDLNNGPVADEVCAEPSPFGQHARSSLPSQPPFSGLRMNNTEMVNFSPWFPSGSTYSAVAIPSIMPDRGEQPFPIVATGGPQRMLGPTGGSSPFSPDGFRGPVLSSSPAVSFPSGPFQYPVFPFGTSFPVPSATFSGGSTAYMDSSSAGKGCFPAVRTQFLGPTGAVTSHYPRPYVVSFPDGSSNSSAESSRKWGRQGLDLNAGPGGLDVEGRDETSLPARPLSVSSSQALADEHGRMYPVVGGVFKRKEPEGGWEGYKQPSWK